The DNA segment ACACGATTTTAGCTATATTGCTAGACAAGAAAGCAAACATTTTTCAAATAGAAGCGAATTTTGGTCGGAAAGGTTTCCATCCTCTCTATCCTGCCCTGAAGCATCAGTGGAAATTAGTACCGTATGACGATGTCATAATGTGAACCAATAATATTATTATTCGAAAGGAGTCACGCTATGTTTGGTATAGAGCAATTAATAGATTTTATGGGAGAAAAATTTGGTGTAGCAGTTGAATCAAATGAGATAGGCGAGGAAACGGTACTGCTATATCACGAGGAACTAGACGAGAAACTCATTTCAGAGGATGTGTTGCAAATATTACCGAACCCAGTTTCATTTCACATATATATATATAATTCAGAATCAGAGTGGGTTATTGGAATTGCCTTAGAAGCAGAAACCAATAATCCACTCTTTTTAGTTTGTCTATAAGATGGGAGAAGGTTATCAGCAAAGATTGTAATAGTTAATAAAAGTAATTAAAGGAGGTGATAGGAAGTGTGGGAATCCAGTCATGGTTACGGTTGCAACTGAAATAATAAAGGAAGTTACCAAAAATGATTAATAAAATGGATTAAAAATGCCTTGGTTTAGTAGTGTTGGACCCTTCGAACATTTTAATTTTTAATGATGGGTAGAAAAAAAGCACCTTCCTTTGATCTGCCCCGTACAGTTAAGTGAAGGTGCTTCTTTTCTAATAGGTTTTGTAAAGCAACATTGTAAATGTAAGCTTATGCTTAATTGTTTAATTCCGAAATATCCATTTCTTTTATGATTTCTGCTATCCGATTTTTTCCCCATTCATACATCATTTCAACGATAGGAAGTAAAGTCATCCCCAATTCAGTCATGGAATATTCCACTTTCGGTGGAACTTCTGGATAAACCTCGCGATGAACTATTCCATCTTCCATCAGTTCTCTTAATTGATTCGTTAATATTTTATGAGATATTTTTGGAAAAAGCCTTTGGAGATCACTGAATCGCTGTGGTCCTTCTACCCCCAAATGCCATAAAATAACAATTTTCTATTTGCCACTTATAATTGATAAGGTAAGTTCTTTTTCACAATTATAATCACCATTTATGATCTTTTCTTTAACTTCATCTCTAAATGTATCTGGCATAAATTCTTACCTCCTTATACGTATCAATTGTAACCTGTCGGTAACCTCCTTACAAAAAAGTGTATTCTTCACAGTGAAGAAAACAAGCAGTAGAATGAAATGGTCGTCTTACCGGCAAATCTTTTTCATTAATGAGGAGGAACTACAAATGAGTAAAAAAGCACTTTTAATTATACCACCAGAACGTTTCAATGAAGACGAATTATTTCAACCAAAAGCGGAATTGGAAAGCAACGGAATTGATGTGACAATTGCAAGTACAAAAACAGGTGAAATCATAGGGGATTATGAAGGTAAAGCAACTGCTGATGTCATTTTCTCAGACGTTTTTGCTTCTGACTATGATGTTGTATCTGTTATTGGTGGATCTGGTATGAACGATCATCTATGGGAAAATAAAGAATTACAAGACTACTTGAAACAAGCGTATACTAATAAAGTTCTTGTAACAGGAATTTGTGCAGTTGCGGTTACTGTGGCTAAAAAGGGTTTACTTACTGGAAGAGAAGCAACTTGCTATCCAGTAGATGTACAAAAAGACCAATTAAAATCGAATAAAGTAACATATGTTGAAAAGCATGTTGTTGCTCATGATGATATTATCACTGGTGATGGTCCAGATGGCGCTAAAGAATTTGGAGAAGCTTTAGTAAAAGCATTAAGCTAATTCTACATTTCCTCCCTGAATTTTCATATAATCAAAAGCCTACGGAATTAATTCCCTAGGCTTTTGGCTATCCAAATGTAAGAAAAATACACAAAAAATTAACTCTGATTCAATATGAACCGTGTTACTATATTTATATAGTTTTACTAGGTCGTCTTTTAGTTGAATATCAATCGAAAAAAAGCCTCAACTTTTTGGTCATACTAAAAAAGTTAAGAGTAAACAGTTAAAAGCTTTCATAATTGAAGCGGATAAGAGATTTAAAAGGGTATATTTTTTACACGATGCTGAGAGGGACATAAACTCCGCTGCCACCTTAAAAACTTTATAAAAGAAAGACAAACTACTCATTATTTAGGGGGATGAAAATGGAGCATATTGTAATTACTGCTGTATTAAAACCAAAAGAAGGCCTGCAGGGGCAACTATTATCAGAACTCAAAAAGGTACAAGCGGCATCAAGGGAAGAGGCAGGTTGTATAAAGTATGACTTGCACCAATCTGAAGACCAAACATTCGTTTTATATGAAGTGTGGAAGGATGAGGAAGCGCTGGAATACCATATTCAGTCGGCTCATTATCAGGAATACAGGAACAATATTGCAGACCTTGTATCAAATAGAGAAGTGTATAAGCTAAAAATAATGGAATAAGTTCAAAGATGGAGTGGCGGAACCGTCGAAAAAACCTGTTATTTGCAGGTTTTTTAGTGGTCTTTTTTAAGATGGGAGCTTTTCACAGTATCTCCTTCGAAACAAATCATTTGATTTGGAAGGACCAGATGGCTAATATATTAATATCGGGAATTACCGATTTGGCATGATGCTTTAGATCATCTATCCAGCTTCCATTGGGATAGTGATAATCGATATAGAAAGAGGCAAATGACATTGAAGCAGGAATTGGAACGCTTAAATGATGAACAAGCCGTTGAAATTTTTAAGGCATTGTCGAACCAGACAAGGGTGAGCATTCTTCAAATGTTAAAAGATCCCCACAGTCATTTTTCACCGCAAGCCCATATTATTGCTGATGAAGGATTTGAAGGCGGGGTTTGCGTAGGGGATATCCGAAGCAAGGCCGGGATTTCGCAATCCACTACTTCACAGTATTTATCGATTCTGCTGCAAAGCGGACTGGTTGAAATGAAGCGAATCGGACAATGGACGTATTATCGCCGTAATGAGGAGACGATTAAAAAGTTCGAAAAATACATTGGTACAAAAATTTAAGGAGAATTGAAGTGAGTTTATTACAGCATCGAGCATTTAACAGGTTGTACCAACAGGATAAAATGACACTTGGTTTCGCGATTCCGACGGCAAGGATGTCCAAATATCCGATTATGGAAAATCAGCTGTCGCTTGCCCGCAAAATTGAAGACCATGGTTTCGCGGCATTGTGGCTTCGGGACGTTACGATTCAGAATTTGAATATTGATGATAATGGTCAAATGTATGATGTATGGATTTATTTGACCTATCTTGCGGCCCATACCAAGGATATTGCACTTGGGACGGCGAGTGTGGTCCTCCCGCTGCGCCATCCTGTCCGAGTGGCAAAGGAAGCATCATCTATTGACCGGTTGTTTCCCGAACGCCTGATCATGGGAGTGGCTTCAGGAGACCGGGATAAAGATTTCACAGCTTTGGGAATATCCAAGCTCGAAAGTGGAGGGCTGTTTAAAAAGAATTATGCATTCCTTGAACGGCTGTTAAAGGAGGACAATCCGACAATCAACAGCGATTTAGGCATCATCGATGGAACGGATATGAGAATGATCCCCAAACCTTTTTCTTCGATTCCGACCATGGTGACAGGATTCAGCAATCAATCGATTGAATGGATCGCCCAGAATGGGGACGGCTGGATCCAGTACCCGAGGATTATCCCACAACAAACTCAATTGATTAACGAGTATCGCGAGTTGTCGAAAATTCACGCCCCAGGAGTGTTTAAACCTTTCACTCAGACTTTATTTATCGATTTATCGGAAAATACCGATTTGTTTCCTGTTCCGATTCCGTTAGGATTTCGTGTAGGGCGCAAACAGTTATTAGAAATTCTATATCAATTTCAATCCATTGGTGTCAATCACCTGGCATTTGTATTGTATTTTTCAAAGCGCCCTCCCGAGGAAGTCATCCAGGAGCTTGGAGAGTTTGTGTTGCCTTACTTTCCAACTCATGAAATTCCAGTATTAGATTAGTTTTTAAAAAAATTAGATAAGGGAAGAAGATGAACTTATGTCTAAACATGCAAATAAACTAAACGAAATTCCATTCTCGGTGCTTGATCTTTCACCGATAACAGCCGGAAGTACTCCTGCTGACTCTTTCCGCCATACATTGGAACTCGCACAGCTTGCTGAAAAACTTGGTTACAACCGTTTTTGGCTCGCAGAACATCATAATATGCCGTTTATCGCCAGTTCCGCCACTTCTGTGGTGATGTCCCATGTGGCTGCCGGTACATCAAAAATCAGGATTGGTTCAGGAGGAATCATGCTGCCGAATCACGCACCGCTCGTCATCGCTGAGCAGTTTGGCACTCTTGAATCATTATATCCTGGGCGAATTGACCTTGGTCTGGGGCGGGCACCCGGTACAGATCAGGGGACCGCTCGTGCATTGAGACGCGACTTAGGAAGTACCGGAGATGACTTTCCTGAGCAATTAGCGGAACTCCGCGGTTACTTTGATCCATCCCTGGCACAAGGGAACCCTATAAAAGCGATTCCAGGTGAAGGTTTGAATATTCCAGTCTGGCTGCTGGGTTCAAGCGGCTTCAGTGCGCAGCTGGCCGGAGAACTGGGTTTGCCATTCGCGTTTGCCGCCCATTTCTCGCCACTTAACACTCTGGGTGCTCTACAGATCTATCGCAAGGCGTTTAAGCCTTCGAATGTTCTCGATAAGCCGTATGCGATGGTGGCATTGAATATCATTACAGCACAAACGGATAAAGAGGCAAAGCGCCTTTTTACAACAATACAGCAGCAATTTTTGAATCTGATGAGTGGCAACCTTACACCGCTTCAACCACCGGTAGATGACATATCCGAAGTGGCCAGCAGCTACCAATTAAAGGCTCTCGAGCAGCAATTAGGCTCATCGATTGTTGGCAGCCAGCAGACGGTAAAGGACAAGCTGCATACATTTTTGGAGGAGAGCCAGGCAGATGAAATCATGGCCATTGCCCAAGTTTACGACCACAAAGCTCGCCTGCATTCATACGAGCTTCTGGCAGAAATTACAAAAAGCGAAAGGTAAAAAGGAGGACATCAGCAAGGAAACCTTTTTGATTTTTCTAGGGAAGTGAATATGGATGAAACCGTGAAATCAGGTTATGAGGTTGTTTACAGGATTCCTTAATTAAAAAGATAAAAGTTGTTAGAATAGGAGACAATTATATGAACTGCAAAATTAACCGAAATGCTGCTAAAGTGCTGAAACAAATGTTGGAAAGTGAAGAGGCTGAAGGGAAAATGGTTCGTGTCTACGTTACATTAGACCATGGGGACCATGCCCATTATGAAGTAAAACTTGATACGCCCACGGACCATGATGAAATTGTGAAAACAGACAAAGGCATTGATGTTTTACTTGATAAAAGGGAACCGTTTTTAGATGGGGTTTGGATCAAGTATTTCTATGTGCCGCAAGCAGGATTTGACATCACGAATTCTTCCAAAGGGCATCACCATCATTAAACACGTGACAGAGCGATACTAAATGTTTTTATACCTTCATATATCTAGGAGTATCATATACTAAACACAGTAGATTACTTGTATTTATTGTGTTAAATGAGAATAATACCAACGATGCTTTTACAATTATAAGGGGGCTTATCATAATGAGCAAAAAATCGCTACACTAATAACAGACTTATTTGAAGATGTAGAATTCACAGAACCAGCACAAGCATTTAAAGATGCTGGTCATCAAGTGATCACAATCGACATACAGGCTGGAAAAGATATTACTGGTAAAAAAGGTGAAGCAGTAAAAATAGATAAAGGAATTGGGGAAGTTAATCCTCAAGACTTTGATGCTTTACTCATCCCTGGCGGCTTCTCTCCCGATTTATTACGTGAAGACGACCGTTTTGGTGAATTCGCAAAAGCATTTATACAAGAAGGTAAACCTGTTTTTGCCATTTGCCATGGCCCACAAGTATTAATTGATACAGACCTATTAAAAGGCGTCGACATAACAGGTTTCAAATCAATAAGGAATGATCTCAAAAATGCAGGTGCTAACTACAAAGATGAAGAAGTTGTGGTAAGCAATAATATTGTAACAAGCCGTTTTCCGGATGACATTCCTGCCTTTAATCGTGAATCCTTAAAATTATTAGCTGAATAATAGCGTAAGTACTCAATAGTATCGTTTTAGAAATTAATATTTCTCAATGAATTTCAATACAAAAAAGGTTTTAATAAGAAAGGGGTTTTACTATGTCATTAAATGGTAAACGAGTAGTTGTTTTAGGGGGTACTTCTGGTATTGGTTTAGCAACTGCCAAAGCGTTTCTCGATCAATCAGCTCAAGTGATCATTGCCAGCCGTTCTGTTTCCAAATTAAATGAAGCAAAACAAGTTCTTGGTGGCAATGTAGAAGGAAATGAAATCGATTTTCGAAGCGAAGAAAAAGTAGCAGAATTTTTCAGCAAGGTTGGAAAATTTGACCACCTTGTGGTAACAGCAGGAGAAGGCGCAATGGGGCACTTTAGCGAATTGCCTGTGGCAAGTGCTAAAGAGGCGTTTGATAGTAAGTTCTGGGGGCAATATATTACCGTCCGTTCAGCACTTCCATATTTAAACAATGAGAGCTCAATCACCTTAACCTCTGGTGTATATGGCGTTCGTCCTCCTCAAGGCGCTACTACGTTAGCGGCAATCAATTCAGCCATTGAAGGATTGGTTCGAGGACTTTCCGTAGACCTAGCCCCTATTAGGGTAAACGTGGTTTCACCTGGAATTGTAGACACTCCAATCTATGCTGGAATGCCAGATGATCAGAGGCAAGCACTGTTCAACGGCATTGCACAACAGCTCCCTGTTGGACGGATTGCAAAGCCGGAAGACATAGCTGAAACCTATGTATACCTTGCTAAAAATGGTTTTACTACTGGTACGGCTGTTCTTATTGATGGTGGAGCCCACTTAGTATAATGGCCTAAATGGATGTTGAACGGAAGCTTATCACCCTGCCAAGCAGCGGTTCTAACTAAAATAGAAATAAGTTAAGAATTAAGTAATTTACTGGTGGCAATACTGCAAAAGAGTATTGCCGCCTTTTTTGTTATTAGGTACATAAAAAGATACAAAAGGAAGTGTTGATTTTTAATGAGTGTACAGGACGAAAATAAATTAACAAAAATAAAAAATTCCCTTGAAAGTCGTGTAGTTACATTGCCTGATGGAACTTCTATGCCAAGAATAGGACAAGGAACTTGGTACATGGGAGAAAATCCTCAAATGAGAGAAAGGGAAATCAAAGCTTTACAACTCGGAATAGAATTAGGCATGAAACTAATAGATACGGCGGAAATGTATGGTGATGGCGATTCTGAACGCTTAGTAGGTGAAGCAATTAAAGGACGAAGAGGTGACGTCTTTTTAGTATCAAAGGTGTATCCTCATCATGCAGGATTAGATATGATTGCCAAAGCGTGTGAAAACAGTCTAAAAAGGCTGGGAACCGATCTTCTTGATTTGTACCTTTTACACTGGCGAGGACGTGTGCCATTAGCAGAAACCATTGAAGGAATGGAAAAGCTACGCAAGGAAGGAAAAATAGTAAGGTGGGGAGTCTCCAATTTTGATTCCAATGATATGAAAGAGTTATGGAACACCACTAACGGAAAAAATTGTATGATTAATCAAGTATTATATCATCTTGGTTCAAGGGGTATAGAGTATGATCTCTTACCATGGCAGCGAGAACATCACATGCCTATTATGGCATATAGCCCGCTAGCTCAAGGAGGTTCTTTAAGAAGACAACTGTTAACGGATCCAACCATTTTAGAGATTGCAAAAAAATACGCTGTACAACCCTTACAAATCGCTCTCGCTTGGACAATCCGTTCTAACAATTGTCTAGCTATTCCAAAAGCTGTTCAAGAAGAACATGTACTAGCAAATGCGGAAGCTGCTATTATTGAATTAACAAAAGAGGATTTACATAGACTTGATGAAGTATTTCCGCAACCGACTAGAAAAATGCCTTTGGACATTTTATAGAAATTTTGAGGATAGACAAGAGAGAAGGGATTGAATGTGTATGTCAACAGAGGTATTAGGAAGATTTACTCCAGATGCAGCAAAACCTCTTGTATGAAAATTAGCTTCTATCTTATCCAATGCAAAGCAATAATTAGGAGATGAATGAATATGAATCCAATCGTTGAAACGTTAACTGGAATAGATGGACTATCTGATCAAATGGTTGCAATGGATTAATTAAATGCAGCTAAAAGTGGAATTAGAAAATTATGTGTTTGCAGTTACCGAATCAGGAACGCCTGAAGTTAAAGAGATTCTAACTCGTCACTTGGTGGAAGCTCTTGATATGCATGAACAAATTTCTAGTTATATGATAGAAAAGGGATGGTACCACGCTTGGGATATGAACGAACAAATCAATTTGGATCTTGATAATATTAATACAGCATTAAACTTACCTAATCTATAGAAAATTTTTAGGAACAGTTTAACATTGACCAATAAAACGGTTCCTAAAAACCACTTTTTTGTGAAATGGTCGGAAATATATGAGTTTTAAGATTGAAGGTAGAATCGTCAGCTAATTCCCGGATAAAAACCGATTAAACTTCACCTGACGTAATGTAAAAATTATTCAACTATTTTTTATTACGAAAAGGTAGAAGCAGGGAATTCATCAATTTTCATACGAAGTAAACTATAAGGTTTCTGTCGCAGGTCTTTTCCATAATGAAACCTTGCCTGCCGATGTAATTGGTTCACAATGACATATAAGTATTGATCCGGCCCAATTGAAAAAGTATCTGGCCACAAAATTCTCGGATCATGAGCGATTGTTTCCATTATGCCATTCGGCAATATCTTTCGAATACTGTTGTTTTCATAGTCTCCGGCATAAATGGTTCCTTTTGCCCCAGTGATCATTCCATCAGACGCACCTTTTTCTCCCCAGTATTCCACCTGATAAAGTAAATCCATTTCAGGTATCGTTCTGTCTCTTAGAGCTTCTGTTGAGATCGAATACAAATGCCGACTGGTAAGTGGACAATAAAATAAAATCTTTCCATCGGGAGAAATCGCTATACCATCAGACGCCAATCTAAATGGAGATGTTGAGCCATCTTTGTTTCGGTTCATCAAAATTGCACCTTCTACTTTCGGTAAAAAATAAGGGTCGGGTGAAGTTGAATTTGCTCCATTTAGCCGTCTAAACGCGTTTCCATTTTCAAGATCTACAACGATAATAGCTCCTGGTCCTTTGGAAGATGAATCTGTTATATATGCATAACCCGCTTTTCCAACACGAAAATCAAAACGGACATCATTCAGATAAGTTGTTGGCAGGACAACATCTTCTGTAAAGGTATATACTTTTCTTATTGTATTGGTTTTTAAATCAACAGCGACTAATTTTGCCCCTCCTTTAATAGGTTCAGAAAAATTCGGTGCTGCTGTATCTAATACCCAAAGTGTTCCCCTTCCATCAGCAACAACACTTTGGACACTGATAAAAGACATTATGATATTACCTTGATTACCCAAATTGGTTTCTAAACTAGGATAAGGCTGCAAAGTATCCCCAACAATCTCCGCAACTGTGAATTTAACGTCGTCTCCCCATTTCGGAAAGCAAATGAAAATACGACCGGTTTCTGATACACTAACGCCTGTGGGCATAGCCCCATAAAATACATAGACTAGTTCTAACTTACCGAAATATTTTTCCATAGGTAACATAGGTTTCATGATCTCCTCCTCAAAAATTTCGCACGGGATATCACCTATATATGATTTAAATTTTTTTTAGTTCCTGGTTCTTCATTGGCTAAAAAATTGTAAATTAAATCCTAACTAATCCAAGTGAAATTGTTTTTACCTAAAAGTACTACTATCACTGGAAATTTTAACCTAGAAATATTGGATTAGTCTCCTAAACCTAATTAAGAAAGGAGGTACATCGCTAATAGGGTTCACCAGTTTGTTTATGCCTTTCTCCATTCACAATCCCCACAGGAAAGTTTCCTATTTTATTTTCTTATAGTGAAAAAACATTGGAAAAAATTCAAAGAGTCTAGCATGTAGTTAACGAGTGCTAGACTTTTTACTCTAATTTAGAAAAACCTCATTTAGATAAACCAAGGAGAACCGTTTCATAAGTGAGGTTGTATATAAATAAGGTATTTTTATACTAATAAAGATGCCAATACAACTGTCATTTATGCACGTATTTTATGGAATGCAATTCAAAACGGAAGCCTTAACTTGGAAATACAATCCGCTTTACAAAATACCCATATGGGTATATAATTATTTTTGTATTATACATCTTGGAGGTTATTCAATGGTTATTTCGTCTGTTATTGGAGCGTTAATTATTTTATCTATATATCAAAGATATGTTCCTGTCATTGGAATTTCATCTGTGCAGAATTTTACAGATCATGGGGAACTGCTGTTATTGGATTTAAGAGACTATCAAACATCTTCAAAAAAGGTGATTCCAAATTCAATAAACATCCCATATGCTTATTTAAAGCGATATTACAAAGAAATACCTAATAAGAAACTTCTAATCATCGCTTCGGATTCAATTGAAAAGAATCTAGCCATTCGTTTTTTAAGAAAAAGACAATTTTCTATTCATGGTTTTATGATTTTAGATGAAAAAAGGAGTGAAAATAAATGGAGTATGATAAGCAAACAAAAAATAGGTTGAAGCGTACCGAAGGCCAAATAAGAGGTATCTTACGTATGATGGAAGAGTGAAAAAGTCATAAACCAATTATCGGCTGTTATTCTGCCATTAGCCATACAGTTGGAGTCATTGTGAGTGAAAACCTTAAGTATTGTTTAATGGAACAATCCGATGCCGGCAACAAAGATGAATTTGTTAATGATGCTGTTAAACTTTTGGTTAGAAGTCGAAAATAAAAAGTATTGACATGAATTTTTTTCTTCATTAATATACCCCTATCGGTATTTAAAAATAAATCCTCTCAAGATAGGTAGAGAGTAAAATTAAGGAGATGAATGGACTTGAGTACAAGCACCATAATCATGATTATTTTATTGGTTGGATTTTTTGCTTGGAGGCTTATTCCTGTAAAAGGAGTACGCAATATAACAACCGGTCAATTGAAAGATGAACTTAGTGACAAGAACAAACAATACATTGATGTTCGTACACCAATGGAGTTTAAAGGTCGGAATATTAAAGGATTTAAGAATATTCCACTTGATCAATTATCTAATAAAGCAGCTACACTGGCAAAAGATAAAGAAGTTATTGTTATTTGTCAAAGCGGAATGAGAAGTTCACAAGCTTCAAAAATTCTAAAAAAATTAGGTTTTAAACAAATTACAAATGTAAAGGGCGGCATGAGCGCCTGGAATTGAAAATTAGGAGGAAATGACAGATGAAACGTATTACACCTAAAGAAGTAGAACAAAAATTAATAAATGGTGAAAAGTTAAATATTATTGATGTTCGTGAAGTAGCAGAAGTGGCTACTGGTAAAATTCCAAACGCAGTTAACATTCCTTTAGGATTAGTTGAGTTTAAAATGCCAGATCTTGATAAAAAGCAAAAGTATATTATTGTTTGTCGCTCAGGAGCAAGAAGCTCACAAGCTACCATGTTCTTAGAAAGCTACGGATTCGATGTTACCAACATGGACGGCGGAATGATGGTTTGGGAAGGCGAATTTGAATTTTAAACCAATCATCGATTATATACAGGGGAAATCTCAAAAATTTTTAAGAAAAATAATACCATATGGGGTAATCGTTATAGTGCATCAGCTGATTAGCAACAAGAGTAAGCAATCGGGCCAAATCGTTGCGCCCTTCATCATACACATTAATCGGAAGGTGGTTGTACTATGCAGGGCGAACAAAAAAAACAAGTGGATTGCACCACATCAGGTTCCTGAGGTATTAACAGATCTAATACGTCTGGGAACGATGGGAACAAAGGAAAAATACCTATTCCTATATGACCTGGAACGTTAGTATGGCTCCTGGTAGGAGGCATTTACCTTATTATTAAAGCATTCAGTAGATTTTTTTAATAAAGGAGAGATATCAATGAATCAAATTACGGTTTATACAACCAATACTTGTCCGTATTGCACCATGTTAAAAAATTTCTTAATCACACAAGGCCTTGCTTCAAATGGACCAAGCAGCTGCTAACAAGCTAGTCCAAACAACCGGTCAGTTAGGTGTTCCGCAAACAGAAATTAATGGACAATGGGTATTAGGATTCGACCCAGAAACAATCATGAGCTTAGTTAAATAGGTTTACAAAAAGAGAAGCAGAGAGTACACTGTTTCTCTTTTATTGTTATAGAAACTTTACTTCAATTACACTACATTTATTTTTTCTCCGAGATGAATATTAACAAATAGGATGTTCATAATATTGACAAATATACCCGTGTAGGTATAATATAATTCCTATTACATCATTATTGCTCAAAACCATAAGCATTTCATATAAGCTTATCAATAGGTAAATGGAGGTGTATCAAATGGAATACAACGATCAAATGAAAAATAGAATTAAACGGATGGAAGGCCAGCTTAGAGGAATTTTGAAAATGATGGAAGAAGATAAAGATTGTCGTGCGGTTATTACTCAATTGTCGGCAGTGCGCTCAGCCGTAGACAGAACAATTGGAGTAATTGTGAGCTCGAATTTAGTGGAATGTGTGCTTGATGCCGAAAAAAATGGCGAGAAAACAGATGTCTTAATAAAAGATGCAGTAAATTTACTTGTCAAGAGCAGATAAAATTAATTCACAGTGTTGACACATTTATATTTCTTTAGTAATATACCCGTAGGGGTAATAGTGGAAATAAAAACGACCTCACATTTTTTAAAAGAAGAACAACCTCA comes from the Neobacillus sp. PS2-9 genome and includes:
- a CDS encoding metal-sensitive transcriptional regulator, which translates into the protein MEYNDQMKNRIKRMEGQLRGILKMMEEDKDCRAVITQLSAVRSAVDRTIGVIVSSNLVECVLDAEKNGEKTDVLIKDAVNLLVKSR
- a CDS encoding rhodanese-like domain-containing protein, encoding MDLSTSTIIMIILLVGFFAWRLIPVKGVRNITTGQLKDELSDKNKQYIDVRTPMEFKGRNIKGFKNIPLDQLSNKAATLAKDKEVIVICQSGMRSSQASKILKKLGFKQITNVKGGMSAWN
- a CDS encoding rhodanese-like domain-containing protein, producing the protein MKRITPKEVEQKLINGEKLNIIDVREVAEVATGKIPNAVNIPLGLVEFKMPDLDKKQKYIIVCRSGARSSQATMFLESYGFDVTNMDGGMMVWEGEFEF